The Candidatus Celerinatantimonas neptuna DNA segment TTAGAAATCATGAAATCATCGGTGATATCGTTCCTTTAGCTGAACGCTACGCTAAAGAAGGTGCTGATGAACTGGTCTTTTATGATATCACGGCCAGTAGTGATGACCGTGTTGTTGACAAAAGTTGGGTCAGTCGGGTTGCCGAAGTCATTGATATTCCATTTTGTGTCGCCGGAGGCCTGCGTAGCGAAGAAGATGTTGCCAGAACACTTCAACATGGTGCGGATAAGGTTTCAGTCAACTCGCCAGCGTTAGCCGACCCATCCCTCATTACCCGTCTGGCGAATCGCTTTGGTGTTCAATGCATTGTTGTCGGAATTGACAGCTATTACAATGAAACAACGCAGCAGTATCAGGTTAAACAATTTACAGGCTCAGAAAAGGCCACAGTAACAACTAACTGGAATACGCTTGACTGGGTTCAGGAAGTTCAAAAACGCGGAGCCGGTGAAATCGTATTAAACATGATGAATCAGGATGGCGTGCGTCAGGGATATGATCTCAAACAATTGCAGCAAGTCAGAGCTGTTTGCCAGGTTCCTTTAATTGCATCAGGCGGTGCCGGAACCATGCAGCATTTTGCAGATGCTTTTTTAGAAGCAGAAGTAGATGGGGCACTGGCAGCCAGCGTATTCCACAAGCAAATTATTCACATCGGCGAGCTCAAACAGTTTCTCGCTAAAAAACAATTGGTAATTCGTCAATGAATGAATCATTACAGCAACAAATCGATTGGGATAAAGTCAACGGACTAATCCCGGCCATCATTCAAGATAGTCACAGTGCCCAGGTACTCATGCTTGGATACATGAATCAAGAAGCTCTCGAAAAAACACTTTCTACCCAAAAAGTGACTTTTTTTAGCCGGACAAAACAACGGTTATGGACCAAAGGAGAGACATCGGGCAACGTACTCCATTTAAATGATATGCGTCTCGATTGTGATCAAGACACACTATTAGTCTTTGTTGAGCCTGTTGGCCCAACCTGCCATACCGGAACAGTTAGTTGCTTTGGGGATAATAGTGGAACTGATTTTGGCTTTTTAGCCGAACTTGAAAAAGTCATCAATAGCCGCCACACCGCTGATCCCGAAGAAAGCTATACCGCACACCTTTTTGAACGGGGAACAAAACGGATGGCTCAAAAAGTGGGAGAAGAAGGTGTTGAAGTCGCACTAGCCGCAACCATTAAAGATCGTTTTGAACTAACGAATGAAAGTGCAGATCTTCTTTTCCATCTTCTGGTACTCTTAGAAGATGCAAAATTACCAATAAGTGAAGTGATTGCCTGTCTGAAAGCCCGTCATCAATAAATCGATCGATAGCCAGTTGATACTGGCTATCAGTCCTTATATCAACGAGGCTATAAAAAGTAATTTATTTATAACTGAAGGCAATAAGCCCAGACTCATCAGGATGACAATAGCTCTTCGACAATCGATACAATCTGACCATAATTCTAGAAACAATGAATCGTTGATGGTTGAATTTTACCCAAATCAAATGCACTTTGGGCATATCGCGAATAGCCGCCACCATAGCCTTTATATAGCAAGCGGATCAATACCGAACTCGAGCTTAAGAGCTTGCCAACAAAGTTCCCTTATTCCGCATCGAGATTATTTATATTTTTCCATTTCATCTAATAGTAGTTTATCGATTCTTTGACAGGTAAAATTCATACAGGTCAAAATACTAAGGACAGTTATGCTGTTGTTTCGCCATCTTAATTGGTTCTTTCGTCGTTACTGGCACACATATTTTATTGCACTAGTCATGTTAGTGACAGTTGGTCTGATCAACATGGCGGTTCCATGGATGGTAGGTCGTTCAGTCGATTTATTACTTTCAACACGTTCATTAGCCAAAAGTTATCATTATCTCATCTGGCTTGTTCTTGCTGCCATTATTGTTTATGGATTGCGCTATGGTTGGCGACGCATGCTTTTTGGGACGTCTTATAAGCTGGGTAATATTTTACGTCAACGCTTTTATCACCGGCTGACTCATCAGGGACAAGCTTTTTATAACACCCACAGTACCGGGGATCTGATGGCAAGAGCGACGAACGATATCGATGCAATCGAAATGGCTGCCGGAGAAGGTTTTTTATCCGCTTTCGATGGCTTTTTGACCTTCGTTATGGTCCTGGTCATGATGTTTGTCTTTATTGACTGGCGACTTGCAGCTGTCGCCTTAATTCCATTCCCTATCATGGGATATTGCTTCTACCGACTTTCAAATTTGTTGCATGGGCAATTTAAAGATTCGCTGGAAAAATTTTCATCGCTTAATGAACAAACACAACAAGCGATGATAGGGATCCGCATGATCAAAGCGATGGGGCGAGAAAAAATCGAAGCGCAACAATTTGATCAAATAGCCGAACATGCAGCTCAAAGTACGTATCAGGTTGAACGCACCGATGCCAAATATGGGCCTGTTGTTATTTTAAGCCTTGGCTCAGCATTACTCATCACACTCTTAGCAGGTGGTTGGCAAATTCATAATCATCATATGACTGTCGGACAGTTAACCAGTTTCACGATGTATTTATCTGAGCTCATTTGGCCAATGTGGGCATTTGGATGGTTGATGAATATCCTTCAGCGGGGAAATGCAGCCATGGGACGACTTCAACAGCTTCTGAACCTTGAAGATAGCATTGCTGATGAAGGGACCCTCGTTGCAAAAGGTTACTCAATTAAAATCAAAGGATTAACATTTAATTACCCAGAAACTAAGCTTGCCAGTTTGTACCAAGTCAGTATAGACCTTCCCGAGCAACGTGTTCTGGGAATAGCCGGGCCAACCGGAGCCGGAAAATCAACCCTGTTACAATTAATCATGCGGTATTGGCAAACAGAACCGGGCAGAATATTAATTGATCATGTATCCATTGAACAATACCAACTAAGTGAGTTAAGACGCTATTTTGCTTATGTTCCTCAGGATCCATTTCTATTCAGCACAAGCATTGCTGAAAATATAAGAATGGGCAGACCGGATGCCACAAATGAAGAAATCTATGAAGCTGCTCATATTGCATCAATTGACCAGGACATTCAGCAATTCCCAGATGGCTATGAAACACTTGTTGGAGAACGCGGTGTTACATTGTCGGGGGGCCAGAGACAACGCCTGGCAATTGCCAGGGCATTAATCAGTCGCTCCCCAATATTAATTCTTGATGATGCACTATCAGCTGTCGATGTCCACACTGAACAGCAAATTCTTTCTCATCTCAGAGAAAGACGATTACAGAGTGTGATTATTATCAGCCACAGGCTGTCAGCACTAGAACATGCTGACGAAATTATCGTTCTGACACATGGTGAAATCATTGAACGGGGAACACATCAGGAACTGACACAAAAAGATGGATGGTACGCCCGTATGTCAACTTATCAACAAATGGAGAACCAGATAGGAGTTCATCAACATGTCTAAACCATCTGAACACCGTTCAGGAACTTTCCGGCTGCTGATGGGGTATGTGATTGCTGACCGGGGCCTACTCGCAAAAGCAATATTTTTACTCGTATTAGCAACCGGACTCGATGTCTTAGGACCGATATTAGCAAAAATATTTATCGATGATTTTATTGTACCTGACCGCTACCCTATCTGGCCTATCGCCGCCATTATTATTGCTTTTATTGCAACCAAAATCATTGGAACTATTCTGCGCTATCAACAAACATTAAAATTTACAGACATTGCACTGGCTGCTGTGCTCGATATCCGCAAACGCGTTTTCCACCATGTATTAAAATTGCCAATGGCGTATTTTGATCATGCCCGAACAGGTCAGCTGGTTAGCCGGATTACCAACGATACAGAGTCCATTAAAGATCTTTATGTTCAGTTCTTATCCATTGTATTGACCAATGTGATTCTCTTAGTTGGTATTTTAATTTCAATGGCTATTTTAGATTTTCATTTGATGTTGGTTGCCTTGGCCTTAATTCCAACGGTCATCGGGCTTATCTATATATATCAAAAGTTAAGTGGTGCGGCCGTTGCGAAAAGTCGGCAACTGCGTTCTGACATTAATGCAGTCGTAAGCGAATCCATCGGCGGAATGGCTGTCATACAGGCGACCAATCAGCAACAAAATAAACTGGCCCAATTTGATGACACCAATTCTGGCTATTATTGGGCCCGTTTAAGAACGGTGCAAATTGGTTCTTTTTTGCTCCGACCGGCGATTAGTCTGTTAAGTATTCTTGTTTTGGTTGGCGTCATCTGGATCTTCGGTATCCAAGTTGTTCAGGGAGTTGCTGAAATCGGTGTCCTGTATGCGTTTTTAAATTATCTGGGACGATTTACTGAACCTTTGGCTGATATTACTCAACGTTTTAACCTCTACCAACAGGCTATGGTAGCCGGAGACCGGGTCTATTCACTACTCAATGAACCCTCCATCGTGGATCATTCTGAACACCAATCAGCAGACATGACACAGGGTGCACTAAGCATTCAAAATCTACAATTTGCCTATCTAAAAGGTAAACCGATACTCAAAAATATCAATATTGAAATCCCGGCTGGGCGCTTTTACGCAATCGTTGGTCATACAGGGAGCGGCAAGAGTACACTCCTTAGCCTGTTACTAAATTTCTATCAGCCCCAACAGGGAAAAATTTGTATTGATGGCTACCCTTTAGATCAATTTGATCATGATACACTTCGTAATGGTGTCGGGTTAATTCCTCAAGAACCATTTATTCTCGCCTCAACTATCTTTGATAATATTGATATGGGCAGAAAGCTGACTCCGCAACAGATAGAACAGGCCGCCAGACAAGCTCATTTACATCAAGTGATTGAGCAAATGAGCGACGGCTACCGAACCCATCTCGGAGAAGGTGGCCTGCGCTTATCAACCGGGCAACGTCAACAATTGATTATCGCACGCGCTCTGGCAGGCTCACCGCGGATCTTGCTGCTTGATGAGGCAACAGCCAGTGTCGATAGTGAAACTGAGCAAGTGGTACAAAGAGCCTTAGATGATCTCCGGGGAAAAGTTACGATGATAGTTGTGGCTCATCGACTCTCAACAATCAACCATGCCGATCAAATTCTGGTACTCAGTCATGGTGAAATCGCGGAACAAGGGTCTCATAATCAATTGATGCGAAAAACAAATGGTCTGTATCAATCGATGTACCAACTCCAACAGCAGGCTCAAAAAATTACGCAACTAGAAGAATCAGTCGTTCTTTAAGCAATTTTTTACCCACACATTGGCATAGTAGAGCCACTGTGTGGGTAATCTTTGATGATATTTTTGCTGATAACGAGAAATGAACGCCCGATAAAGTCCGTATTTAAAATACACTTTATGGGCACTCATAGTCGGGCCATAA contains these protein-coding regions:
- the hisF gene encoding Imidazole glycerol phosphate synthase subunit HisF, translating into MLAKRIIPCLDVKDGQVVKGVQFRNHEIIGDIVPLAERYAKEGADELVFYDITASSDDRVVDKSWVSRVAEVIDIPFCVAGGLRSEEDVARTLQHGADKVSVNSPALADPSLITRLANRFGVQCIVVGIDSYYNETTQQYQVKQFTGSEKATVTTNWNTLDWVQEVQKRGAGEIVLNMMNQDGVRQGYDLKQLQQVRAVCQVPLIASGGAGTMQHFADAFLEAEVDGALAASVFHKQIIHIGELKQFLAKKQLVIRQ
- the hisI gene encoding Histidine biosynthesis bifunctional protein HisIE, coding for MNESLQQQIDWDKVNGLIPAIIQDSHSAQVLMLGYMNQEALEKTLSTQKVTFFSRTKQRLWTKGETSGNVLHLNDMRLDCDQDTLLVFVEPVGPTCHTGTVSCFGDNSGTDFGFLAELEKVINSRHTADPEESYTAHLFERGTKRMAQKVGEEGVEVALAATIKDRFELTNESADLLFHLLVLLEDAKLPISEVIACLKARHQ
- the yheI gene encoding putative multidrug resistance ABC transporter ATP-binding/permease protein YheI produces the protein MLLFRHLNWFFRRYWHTYFIALVMLVTVGLINMAVPWMVGRSVDLLLSTRSLAKSYHYLIWLVLAAIIVYGLRYGWRRMLFGTSYKLGNILRQRFYHRLTHQGQAFYNTHSTGDLMARATNDIDAIEMAAGEGFLSAFDGFLTFVMVLVMMFVFIDWRLAAVALIPFPIMGYCFYRLSNLLHGQFKDSLEKFSSLNEQTQQAMIGIRMIKAMGREKIEAQQFDQIAEHAAQSTYQVERTDAKYGPVVILSLGSALLITLLAGGWQIHNHHMTVGQLTSFTMYLSELIWPMWAFGWLMNILQRGNAAMGRLQQLLNLEDSIADEGTLVAKGYSIKIKGLTFNYPETKLASLYQVSIDLPEQRVLGIAGPTGAGKSTLLQLIMRYWQTEPGRILIDHVSIEQYQLSELRRYFAYVPQDPFLFSTSIAENIRMGRPDATNEEIYEAAHIASIDQDIQQFPDGYETLVGERGVTLSGGQRQRLAIARALISRSPILILDDALSAVDVHTEQQILSHLRERRLQSVIIISHRLSALEHADEIIVLTHGEIIERGTHQELTQKDGWYARMSTYQQMENQIGVHQHV
- the mdlB gene encoding Multidrug resistance-like ATP-binding protein MdlB — encoded protein: MSKPSEHRSGTFRLLMGYVIADRGLLAKAIFLLVLATGLDVLGPILAKIFIDDFIVPDRYPIWPIAAIIIAFIATKIIGTILRYQQTLKFTDIALAAVLDIRKRVFHHVLKLPMAYFDHARTGQLVSRITNDTESIKDLYVQFLSIVLTNVILLVGILISMAILDFHLMLVALALIPTVIGLIYIYQKLSGAAVAKSRQLRSDINAVVSESIGGMAVIQATNQQQNKLAQFDDTNSGYYWARLRTVQIGSFLLRPAISLLSILVLVGVIWIFGIQVVQGVAEIGVLYAFLNYLGRFTEPLADITQRFNLYQQAMVAGDRVYSLLNEPSIVDHSEHQSADMTQGALSIQNLQFAYLKGKPILKNINIEIPAGRFYAIVGHTGSGKSTLLSLLLNFYQPQQGKICIDGYPLDQFDHDTLRNGVGLIPQEPFILASTIFDNIDMGRKLTPQQIEQAARQAHLHQVIEQMSDGYRTHLGEGGLRLSTGQRQQLIIARALAGSPRILLLDEATASVDSETEQVVQRALDDLRGKVTMIVVAHRLSTINHADQILVLSHGEIAEQGSHNQLMRKTNGLYQSMYQLQQQAQKITQLEESVVL